Proteins encoded together in one Lathyrus oleraceus cultivar Zhongwan6 chromosome 5, CAAS_Psat_ZW6_1.0, whole genome shotgun sequence window:
- the LOC127083939 gene encoding uncharacterized protein LOC127083939 — protein MQDSLSFVFSSSSTSSSVFSFSTRKKLTRRNREKMVHVKAEDLKNTDNNYKSLLADLALALNPAPVKTCKNPEKKFDAPLNSPLPLIKISRVLNGIPQSPHFFQLRDLSELARERLIAAWDQAFEDTAKKVHDLKVKDFWVNARKVWKTMEDLQGMGYNVIPIRRRLVEMTEVMSEFKSSKLKILKMKSKAENHRMEKSRLESVVLGLQMRVEREGVKMVKLLCEVDEIEKALPSYDILVESLAMKSFVVDV, from the exons ATGCAAGACTCACTAAGCTTTGTCTTCTCGTCATCTTCCACATCTTCCTCAGTCTTCTCATTTTCAACAAGAAAAAAACTCACCAGGAGGAATAGAG AAAAAATGGTTCATGTCAAAGCAGAAGATTTGAAAAATACTGACAACAATTATAAATCTCTCCTAGCTGATTTAGCCCTAGCTCTTAATCCCGCACCGGTGAAAACATGCAAAAATCCCGAAAAAAAATTCGATGCACCCTTGAATTCGCCTTTGCCATTGATTAAAATATCGCGCGTTCTTAATGGTATACCACAAAGTCCTCATTTCTTTCAACTAAGAGATTTATCAGAGTTAGCACGAGAGAGATTGATAGCAGCATGGGATCAAGCATTCGAAGATACAGCAAAGAAAGTTCATGATTTGAAGGTTAAAGATTTTTGGGTTAATGCAAGAAAGGTTTGGAAGACGATGGAAGATTTGCAAGGAATGGGATATAATGTGATTCCAATTAGGAGGAGATTGGTGGAAATGACGGAAGTGATGAGTGAGTTTAAGAGTTCGAAGTTGAAGATTTTGAAGATGAAAAGTAAAGCTGAGAATCATAGAATGGAAAAGAGTAGGCTTGAGAGTGTAGTTTTGGGTTTACAAATGAGGGTTGAAAGAGAGGGAGTGAAGATGGTGAAGTTGCTTTGTGAAGTTGATGAAATTGAAAAAGCATTGCCTAGTTATGATATTTTGGTAGAAAGTTTAGCCATGAAATcatttgttgttgatgtttga